A stretch of Lactuca sativa cultivar Salinas chromosome 6, Lsat_Salinas_v11, whole genome shotgun sequence DNA encodes these proteins:
- the LOC111901216 gene encoding CAAX prenyl protease 1 homolog isoform X2: MKWKKYPVVIVDGMDGAFLVVESIKKGLNAECRITTNHSNEEEIDLQKVLVKLIDNFHFLHGFVTILMDSAILLYGVLPWLWKKSSDTLESIGFDSNNEIYHTLAFLAGVMIWSQQTILLFFRDMIKGMFLAVVIGPPVVVAIILIVQGTKSEGSGVSRCFYKQCFTILKEIWINCNMTCRRQN; this comes from the exons ATGAAAtggaagaa GTATCCAGTTGTCATTGTAGATGGAATGGATGGTGCTTTTCTTGTAGTCGAAAGTATTAAAAAGGGTTTGAATGCGGAGTGTAGGATCACAACCAATCACTCAAACGAGGAAGAAATTGATCTCCAGAAAGTGCTTGTTAAATTGATTGA tAACTTCCACTTCCTTCATGGGTTTGTAACAATACTGATGGACTCTGCTATTTTGTTGTATGGTGTATTACCTTGGTTATGGAAG AAATCAAGTGATACTTTGGAATCAATTGGCTTTGATTCAAATAATGAAATATATCATACACTTGCATTCTTAGCTGGTGTTATGATTTGGTCTCAG CAAACAATCTTGCTTTTCTTTCGAGACATGATTAAAGGCATGTTTTTGGCTGTAGTTATTGGACCACCTGTTGTGGTTGCCATCATTTTAATAGTACAG GGAACCAAAAGTGAGGGGTCAGGAGTGAGCAGATGCTTTTACAAGCAATGCTTTACAATATTGAAGGAAATTTGGATAAATTGCAACATGACATGTAGAAGGCAAAATTAA
- the LOC111901216 gene encoding uncharacterized protein LOC111901216 isoform X1, producing the protein MCFEEYLIILILSWLQFDRYPVVIVDGMDGAFLVVESIKKGLNAECRITTNHSNEEEIDLQKVLVKLIDNFHFLHGFVTILMDSAILLYGVLPWLWKKSSDTLESIGFDSNNEIYHTLAFLAGVMIWSQQTILLFFRDMIKGMFLAVVIGPPVVVAIILIVQGTKSEGSGVSRCFYKQCFTILKEIWINCNMTCRRQN; encoded by the exons ATGTGCTTTGAGGAGTATCTGATAATCTTAATCTTAAGTTGGTTGCAATTTGACAGGTATCCAGTTGTCATTGTAGATGGAATGGATGGTGCTTTTCTTGTAGTCGAAAGTATTAAAAAGGGTTTGAATGCGGAGTGTAGGATCACAACCAATCACTCAAACGAGGAAGAAATTGATCTCCAGAAAGTGCTTGTTAAATTGATTGA tAACTTCCACTTCCTTCATGGGTTTGTAACAATACTGATGGACTCTGCTATTTTGTTGTATGGTGTATTACCTTGGTTATGGAAG AAATCAAGTGATACTTTGGAATCAATTGGCTTTGATTCAAATAATGAAATATATCATACACTTGCATTCTTAGCTGGTGTTATGATTTGGTCTCAG CAAACAATCTTGCTTTTCTTTCGAGACATGATTAAAGGCATGTTTTTGGCTGTAGTTATTGGACCACCTGTTGTGGTTGCCATCATTTTAATAGTACAG GGAACCAAAAGTGAGGGGTCAGGAGTGAGCAGATGCTTTTACAAGCAATGCTTTACAATATTGAAGGAAATTTGGATAAATTGCAACATGACATGTAGAAGGCAAAATTAA